TCCTGAGCCAGGATCAAACTCTCCATAAAAGTAGTTTGACTTGCTCATGTTTTGTGTAAGAACTAAGTTCTTACGTTTAGAATTAACGTTGACGTTTCGTCTTTTCAGTTTTCAAAGTTCAATGTCGTTTTGGCGACTTAATAAGAATACTATATTAATTGAATGAAGTCAATATCTTTTTTTAAGTTTTATTTCATCCATTCGCTTCTTTTAAGTCACTTTCTTGCAACAACGTTTATAACTATATCTTCTTTCAATACGAATGTCAATAAAAAAATGCGATTCTAATCCAAAAATAATTTAATAGAAAAATAGACTCCTTATTTCCGATTCTCCTTGACCATTTATACTGCGGTGGTACTAAAATTAAAGTGACGGCAATCAATGTTGAGAGCGGACAGTGCGTGATAATTCAATGTTCCGATTAAGAAGTGTAGTAATTTTGGAACTCTACAAAAGGAAATTTAACCAAAGGTCATCTGTTCCAAGCTACATGGTTTTTAAAATATCCTACAACGGGTACACAAAAAAATATGAGCTCTAATTATTATTAGGGGGAGTATCTTGAATGTTGCTTTTCTAATAATTATTGTTTTGACATTGTCTATTTCAAGCTTTTCTAGTATGTATTTATTTAATGACAACGCAAATAAATGGCGCATAATGTTAGCTTCACTTACTATTAATAAATCCATTATAATACCCTCTTCTGTCTACCTATATAGTACAGATGTTCAAATGTTTCATAAGTCAACTTCCTTAAGTTTAGGTATTTTTGGATTAATCATCTTTATTCCTATCATTTCCTTATTCAACTACTATACAATTGGAATGTTGAAGGAGATGAAAAGATGAAAATAGTAAACAGTCTATCAAAAGTAAATATCGAGGAAATCAAAGAAGTTTATCATTCGGTTGGATGGACAAAGCATAACGAAGAGAATATTAAATTAATCTTTAATGCTAGTCATATCATGACCTTTGTATTAATCAACAATAAAGTTGTCGGTATTGGGAGAGCCTTAACAGATGGGATATTTAATGCGGCCATTTATGATGTCGTCGTACATCAGGATTACCAAGGTAACGGTATTGCCTCTCACTTATTGACAGATATTCTGAATAAACTTGAAGGCATTTCTTGCATTCACTTAATCTCAACAACAGCGAATGAAGCATTCTATCATAAATTTGGCTTTAAGAAGGTTAAAACAGGAATGGCGAAGTACCGAAACCCTAAACTAATTGCTGAGTATTTAGAGTAAGCATTTCAAAATGCTTTTTAATAAGAAAAAGCTAACAGCCTATTTAAGAGGTTATTAGCTTTTTTATTGTATACTCTAAACACTCTACCCGTTCTTTCTCTCACGAATACTCAAAAAAGGAACGGAGGTTTTCAATCCCTATATCATTTCCTCTGTTAACACAATATATTCTTCAATAGCTTCTTCTAACGGCTTGAGCGAAGTTTCCCAAAAGCCCTTCTCGTTAAGCTCTTTATTTAAATAAGCCGAAGCTAATTGTTCTACAGTCATTCTTCCTGTATTCCGCAATAGATGATCGTATTGTTTGTGAAATAAAGATCCTTTTTCTTTAGCAAGCATATAAATCCCATTGCTAAATAAGTAGCCAATCGTATAGGGAATATTATAAAAGGGTTTTTCCGTACTATAAAAATGTTGGATGTAAATCCATTTATATAAATCGATTTCCTTAATCAGTCCACCGTACGCATCATTTTCTAATTGCAACATCAAAGCTTTGATTTCTTCTGTCGTAACGAATCCTTTTTTCCGTTTCTCATAAAACTTAACTTCAAATTCAAACATCGTCGGAACGGTTGCCACGTATTTTAGCTCATTTAAAATTTTCATCTCAAGCAAGGTTAATTTTTCTTTCCTTGTTTTGGCCCGTTCAATCGCAGCGTCAAGGACAAAGTTTTCCATAAAGGTAGAGGAAGTTTCTGCTACACTTGTCCCTTTTTCCTGAGCAAAAGGCAGCTCTTCGTGTAATATAACATTATGATACGCATGACCAAGTTCATGCGCTAATACGACAACATCTTGATAAGTTCCTCTAAACGCATAAAAAATTCTACTCTCTTTTGAACGGGGCATCGAAGCACAGAAACCTCGCATCGCTTTATTTGGACGGTCTTCCGCTTCAATCCAACCTGCTTCAAACGCATTTTCAGCAAATTCCCCTAGTTTTGGGCTAAATTGATGAAATTGTGAAATAATAAGCCTTTTCGCTTCTTCATATGGAATTTGTTTATCTGATGTAAAGCTAGGTATATTCATATCATACCAAGCGATTTCTTCGAGCTTATCAATGATTGATTTCCGTTTGATAAACCTTCCAACCATATTATGATGCTGCTTTATCGTCGAAACCATCATGTGTAACGATTCTTCACTTATTCGATTTTGACCCAATGTCTCTTTTAACATAGGCCATCCTCGCTGTTCATACATCTTCAATCGGTAGCCTGCTATAGCATTTAATATAGAAGAGAATGAATCCGCGCTTTTTTCAAATACTTTTTGAACAGACTCAGCAGCTTGTTTGCGCTCCCTCCGTTCATTAGAGAACATTGACTGATGTAATGCCTGACCATACGGTACAAGCTCTTCTTTTCCATTAACTTGAACAGGAATTTTCACTTGGTTAATTAGCTGTTCATAATGATTCCGCCAGGCTTTAAAACCATTAATGGATAAAGCACTTATTATGTTTTCTATCTCAAGAGATAATCGACTGTTAGCTGCTTCTCTTTTTTCTTCTAAATAAAAGCGAATAGGTTCTATGCTTTCTTGCTGGATAAAATTTTGCCAGGATTGCTCTGAGAGATTTAATAAAGATTGATCTAACTCTCCTTGAACTGACATCAGATTTGCTTT
The sequence above is drawn from the Bacillus spongiae genome and encodes:
- a CDS encoding GNAT family N-acetyltransferase; protein product: MKIVNSLSKVNIEEIKEVYHSVGWTKHNEENIKLIFNASHIMTFVLINNKVVGIGRALTDGIFNAAIYDVVVHQDYQGNGIASHLLTDILNKLEGISCIHLISTTANEAFYHKFGFKKVKTGMAKYRNPKLIAEYLE
- a CDS encoding M3 family oligoendopeptidase is translated as MEKIISQNWDLDRLYFGGIHHGQIKEKMISLNDEINELLKKVQAYNASNGRGNIERLSEILQEVQLMVSTWEELDDFLICLQSEDVTNVSVSNLMSFCSEIKANLMSVQGELDQSLLNLSEQSWQNFIQQESIEPIRFYLEEKREAANSRLSLEIENIISALSINGFKAWRNHYEQLINQVKIPVQVNGKEELVPYGQALHQSMFSNERRERKQAAESVQKVFEKSADSFSSILNAIAGYRLKMYEQRGWPMLKETLGQNRISEESLHMMVSTIKQHHNMVGRFIKRKSIIDKLEEIAWYDMNIPSFTSDKQIPYEEAKRLIISQFHQFSPKLGEFAENAFEAGWIEAEDRPNKAMRGFCASMPRSKESRIFYAFRGTYQDVVVLAHELGHAYHNVILHEELPFAQEKGTSVAETSSTFMENFVLDAAIERAKTRKEKLTLLEMKILNELKYVATVPTMFEFEVKFYEKRKKGFVTTEEIKALMLQLENDAYGGLIKEIDLYKWIYIQHFYSTEKPFYNIPYTIGYLFSNGIYMLAKEKGSLFHKQYDHLLRNTGRMTVEQLASAYLNKELNEKGFWETSLKPLEEAIEEYIVLTEEMI